In the Peptoclostridium acidaminophilum DSM 3953 genome, one interval contains:
- a CDS encoding tyrosine-type recombinase/integrase, with the protein MRGHVRKRGKKWAIVLDVGTDPQTGKRKQRWFSGYATKRDAEKELAEKINEIENGTFVMPKNISMAEYLEYWLEKYASNRLSPTTLYGYRMIIEKHIVPAIGDIRLQKLRPLDIQTYYDEKGESLSGKTLTQHHRVLRKALDYAFRMQLIIKNPADVVSPPKIIKYKARALTLDEVRLLIEKLKESEYLNVPINVVLSLGLRRGELLALKWEDIDFNKGIITIQRNLVRAGTKLVFKDPKSETSNRKLKLSPTLLSMLKEHRRKQLEHKIAFESLYCANDFLFCKENGEPINPAGFSHRFGDFLRRHDDLPNVRLHDLRHTNATLMLQQNISPKIASSRLGHSNISITLDLYSHVLFDMEEKTANLMDDILYKAK; encoded by the coding sequence ATGCGTGGACATGTTAGGAAACGCGGCAAGAAATGGGCTATAGTTCTGGATGTCGGTACGGATCCGCAGACAGGGAAACGAAAACAAAGATGGTTTTCAGGATATGCAACTAAACGAGATGCTGAGAAAGAGCTTGCCGAAAAAATCAACGAAATTGAGAATGGAACTTTTGTAATGCCTAAAAACATTAGCATGGCAGAGTATCTTGAATACTGGCTTGAGAAATACGCGTCAAATCGTCTGTCTCCAACTACCCTATACGGCTACCGAATGATTATAGAAAAGCATATCGTTCCGGCTATAGGGGATATTCGATTGCAGAAATTGCGTCCACTAGACATCCAGACATATTATGATGAGAAAGGTGAATCTCTTTCCGGCAAGACACTGACTCAACATCATAGGGTTCTTAGGAAGGCATTAGACTACGCTTTCAGGATGCAACTCATAATCAAGAACCCGGCTGATGTTGTCTCGCCTCCGAAAATCATAAAATACAAAGCGCGGGCGTTAACACTGGATGAGGTTAGGCTTCTCATAGAGAAACTTAAAGAAAGCGAATATCTAAACGTACCTATAAATGTTGTATTGTCTCTTGGACTAAGGAGGGGCGAACTACTTGCTCTCAAATGGGAAGATATAGACTTCAATAAAGGCATCATAACTATACAAAGGAACCTCGTCAGGGCGGGAACTAAGCTTGTGTTCAAAGACCCTAAATCTGAGACCAGCAATAGAAAGCTCAAGCTATCCCCTACCCTGCTTTCGATGCTTAAAGAACACAGGAGGAAACAACTTGAGCATAAGATTGCCTTTGAATCATTATACTGCGCTAATGACTTTCTGTTCTGCAAAGAGAACGGCGAACCGATAAATCCTGCCGGCTTTAGCCACAGGTTCGGAGATTTCCTCAGGAGGCATGACGACTTGCCTAATGTAAGGCTGCATGACCTACGGCACACCAATGCTACATTGATGCTCCAACAGAACATATCACCTAAGATAGCAAGCTCCCGACTCGGCCACTCAAATATCAGTATAACCCTAGACCTCTATTCTCACGTGCTTTTCGACATGGAGGAAAAGACAGCCAACCTCATGGATGACATCCTATACAAAGCCAAATAA
- a CDS encoding ImmA/IrrE family metallo-endopeptidase translates to MVETEELESILTKCCIIKKYAPLPAPVLGYYNYDGDYYIILINEHIKNDTRLYRAVLAEEIGHYMTTIGDITPRRYMCDSERIMLDKKELHALRWATEFLMPTKNLIKTIRDRNVSSYEELADIFLVPEDFLMQKFNFMAKERPAWKLDDKRSLVLSSLPSIFIYEPVE, encoded by the coding sequence ATGGTCGAAACAGAAGAATTAGAATCTATTTTGACAAAGTGCTGCATCATCAAAAAGTATGCGCCTTTACCTGCGCCTGTATTAGGCTATTACAACTACGATGGGGATTACTACATAATACTAATCAACGAGCATATTAAAAATGATACAAGGCTATACAGGGCCGTCCTGGCTGAGGAAATCGGTCACTATATGACAACCATAGGGGATATTACTCCTCGTCGTTATATGTGCGATTCCGAAAGGATTATGCTGGACAAGAAAGAGCTGCATGCTCTTCGATGGGCAACAGAGTTTTTAATGCCTACAAAAAATCTCATTAAAACAATTCGTGATAGAAACGTCTCATCGTATGAGGAGTTAGCAGATATATTTCTGGTGCCGGAAGACTTCTTGATGCAGAAATTTAACTTCATGGCCAAAGAAAGGCCAGCATGGAAGCTGGATGATAAAAGAAGTTTGGTTTTGTCCTCTTTGCCTTCAATTTTTATATATGAACCAGTTGAATAG
- a CDS encoding ABC-three component system protein: METIIIRLGEILMLKSSLGGVSQEIINGSNNNQAGGSINQTVYHNHYHNLPKVIQFYEKDIEKVIMYFAKEIDSIGGSLDDFYCPGIEEKNRINNLSPEYFNYMKKEHLAYFKKIKVFLEDPKNQCYLKMYQKTVAELQCKIMINKSKFNRFEEAFEWILDYVNSKNNLDIIDNRELLIIFLHFMYWNCDIGDKYD, translated from the coding sequence ATGGAAACAATAATAATCAGGCTGGGAGAGATATTAATGTTAAAAAGTAGTTTAGGAGGGGTCTCTCAAGAAATAATTAACGGTAGCAACAATAATCAAGCTGGTGGAAGTATAAATCAAACTGTTTATCATAACCACTATCATAATCTGCCAAAGGTTATCCAATTTTATGAAAAGGATATAGAAAAAGTAATAATGTATTTTGCTAAGGAGATTGATTCTATAGGTGGGTCATTGGATGATTTTTATTGTCCAGGTATTGAAGAAAAAAATAGAATAAATAATTTATCACCTGAATACTTTAATTACATGAAGAAAGAGCATCTAGCATATTTCAAAAAAATCAAAGTGTTTCTCGAAGACCCAAAGAATCAGTGCTACTTAAAAATGTATCAAAAAACAGTAGCAGAACTACAATGTAAAATTATGATTAATAAAAGCAAGTTCAATAGATTTGAAGAAGCCTTTGAATGGATTTTAGATTATGTAAATAGTAAAAACAATCTCGATATAATTGACAATAGAGAATTGCTTATAATATTTTTGCATTTTATGTATTGGAATTGTGATATAGGTGATAAATATGATTAA
- a CDS encoding ABC-three component system middle component 8 codes for MNLENCVISICVLILKILKDVEIIKYNDLYNIVFQIKGENMKYNFIPALDFLFLLGKLQYYPETDTLELIE; via the coding sequence TTGAACTTAGAAAACTGTGTTATAAGTATATGTGTTCTCATACTAAAAATTTTAAAAGATGTTGAAATTATCAAATATAATGATTTATACAATATTGTATTTCAAATAAAAGGAGAAAATATGAAATATAATTTCATTCCTGCGCTAGATTTTCTTTTTTTACTTGGGAAATTACAATATTATCCTGAGACTGATACTTTGGAGTTGATAGAATGA
- the istA gene encoding IS21 family transposase: MKGVIIDVDIYQKIREMSTIQGMSQRAIAKTLGISRNTVKKYCDGDSVPWERKEYNRKADILTDDVLKFILHCLEEDKSENINKQQHTARRIYQRLVTEKQFAGGESTVRLAVKRIKGNIPKSFIPLEFDPGEALQIDWGEATVYLDGIKNKINLFCARLCFSCAIFVMAFKHQNEESFLEGQQKAFEFFGGIPHKTIFDNAKVAVKEGFGQYAKIQNRYKAFSAHYAFQPLFCNIASGNEKGLVENLVGFSRRNFIMCTLVKTRNSIF; this comes from the coding sequence ATGAAAGGTGTGATCATTGACGTGGACATTTACCAAAAGATTAGAGAAATGAGTACAATCCAGGGTATGTCTCAAAGGGCTATCGCTAAAACGCTCGGCATATCTCGCAATACCGTCAAAAAATATTGTGACGGTGACAGCGTTCCATGGGAACGCAAAGAATACAATCGTAAGGCAGACATTCTGACTGACGATGTATTAAAGTTCATTCTTCATTGCCTTGAGGAAGACAAATCCGAAAATATAAACAAACAGCAGCATACTGCAAGGCGCATATATCAACGGCTTGTAACTGAAAAACAGTTTGCCGGCGGCGAGTCAACAGTAAGATTGGCTGTAAAAAGGATTAAAGGGAATATTCCCAAGTCATTTATCCCATTGGAATTCGATCCGGGGGAAGCTCTCCAAATTGATTGGGGAGAAGCCACCGTGTATCTTGACGGGATTAAAAACAAAATCAATCTCTTTTGTGCAAGGCTATGCTTCAGTTGCGCAATTTTCGTAATGGCATTCAAGCACCAGAACGAGGAATCCTTCTTGGAAGGTCAACAGAAGGCATTTGAATTCTTTGGCGGTATTCCTCATAAAACAATATTTGATAATGCTAAAGTTGCAGTAAAAGAAGGCTTTGGCCAATACGCAAAGATTCAAAACAGGTACAAGGCCTTTAGCGCCCATTATGCATTTCAACCGTTGTTTTGCAACATTGCAAGCGGAAATGAAAAGGGCCTGGTTGAAAACCTTGTAGGATTTTCAAGAAGAAACTTTATAATGTGCACGCTTGTCAAGACACGAAATTCGATTTTCTAA
- a CDS encoding Mu transposase domain-containing protein encodes MCTFYFLVPVPRIKNLSELNSLLSEKCNEYKQHMIQGREGTVGMRLFQEASYFYSLPKYSFDTSKTAIAKVNEYSTVRFDKNNYSVPATLIGQEATIKAYGNEIRIHHKSAVVASYDRIYGPGGYTSYTLEHYMPLLERKPRSVFNAKPVRQAIQRDLLEWGMKFPNANRDTVKLLRLCLDYGTDRIIGIKNQIPATVSPTIDLVRSYLDGPVSNGVISVATDISVDNVDLSAYDAKFKVAVNG; translated from the coding sequence ATGTGTACATTTTACTTCCTGGTTCCTGTTCCAAGGATAAAAAACTTATCAGAGCTGAATAGTTTACTATCAGAAAAATGCAACGAGTATAAGCAGCATATGATACAAGGACGTGAGGGAACTGTCGGTATGCGGCTCTTTCAAGAAGCATCATACTTCTACTCACTTCCAAAATACAGTTTTGATACAAGCAAAACTGCGATTGCAAAAGTAAATGAATACTCCACAGTAAGGTTTGATAAAAACAATTATTCAGTTCCGGCAACACTGATAGGCCAGGAAGCCACAATAAAGGCCTATGGCAACGAAATCAGAATACATCACAAGTCTGCAGTCGTGGCATCCTATGACCGCATCTATGGTCCAGGGGGCTACACCAGCTATACTCTGGAGCACTACATGCCACTTCTGGAACGAAAGCCACGCTCCGTATTCAACGCCAAACCTGTAAGGCAGGCTATTCAGAGAGACCTGCTTGAATGGGGAATGAAATTCCCAAATGCAAACAGGGATACTGTCAAACTTCTTCGATTGTGCCTTGATTATGGCACTGACAGGATAATCGGCATTAAAAACCAAATACCTGCTACGGTAAGTCCCACAATCGACCTGGTACGAAGTTACTTGGATGGTCCTGTATCAAACGGCGTAATATCGGTTGCAACGGATATCTCAGTTGATAATGTGGACCTATCGGCTTATGATGCCAAATTCAAAGTGGCGGTGAACGGATAA
- the istB gene encoding IS21-like element helper ATPase IstB produces the protein MGEINVKAQSISLYCKQLKLPTFCDYENMIRQMDTNMSYEDFLLALLRVENDQRQENNRKRRIKAAKYPYLKTLDEFDTSRLKHVKEPFIFELSECDYIDKHQNIVMIGNPGTGKTHLAISLGLKACTLGYSVKFYNAASLATELVEASEYKRLAKLEKQLSKVDLLILDELSYLSFNRHQSDLLFKVISDRSEKGSIIITTNLEFSRWTELFDNPIMVAALVDRITFRSYVLNMNGDSYRKDSNSK, from the coding sequence ATGGGTGAAATAAACGTGAAGGCACAGTCTATTTCTCTTTACTGCAAGCAGCTCAAGCTCCCTACCTTTTGTGATTATGAAAATATGATCCGTCAGATGGACACCAATATGAGCTATGAGGATTTCCTCCTTGCGCTACTAAGAGTTGAGAACGACCAGCGTCAGGAAAATAATCGCAAAAGGCGGATCAAAGCTGCAAAGTATCCATATTTGAAGACTCTTGATGAATTTGATACAAGCCGGCTTAAACATGTAAAAGAACCTTTTATTTTTGAGTTGTCTGAGTGCGACTACATAGACAAACATCAAAACATTGTAATGATAGGGAATCCCGGAACAGGCAAGACGCATCTTGCAATAAGCCTTGGCTTGAAAGCCTGCACCCTCGGATATTCCGTCAAGTTTTATAACGCCGCATCACTTGCAACTGAATTGGTCGAGGCCAGCGAGTACAAAAGGCTGGCAAAGCTTGAAAAACAGCTGTCTAAAGTTGATCTGCTAATACTAGATGAACTCTCATACCTAAGCTTTAACAGGCATCAGTCAGATCTGCTTTTCAAGGTAATCTCTGATCGATCCGAAAAAGGCAGCATCATAATAACCACAAATCTTGAATTCTCAAGATGGACAGAGCTTTTCGATAATCCAATAATGGTCGCAGCCCTAGTTGACAGAATAACATTCCGCTCCTATGTATTAAACATGAATGGCGATTCTTATCGAAAGGACAGCAACAGCAAATAA
- a CDS encoding DUF2326 domain-containing protein yields the protein MEEKTSELNKVENRLQSLNGKRMEIMKILREKDSFQKFKKYQYDLIEIEKEIERLKVQLENIDVVKVQKIELDNIIKDINEVKEKIELEVKKSNELYKSIRKDYYNFLKRIIFKPGILSITNNKKGNVEFKAEIANDNNELTSEDKGFSYKKILCACFDIALSKNYNDKSFFRFIYHDGCLESLDPRKRVKYLELIEEICDKYDIQYILTVLDSDIPIVGGEKYSFKNVNLAVELSDEDNDTGRLFGIAF from the coding sequence TTGGAAGAAAAAACCAGCGAATTAAATAAAGTTGAAAACAGATTGCAAAGTCTAAATGGTAAGAGAATGGAAATTATGAAAATTTTAAGAGAGAAAGATTCTTTTCAAAAATTTAAAAAATATCAATATGATTTAATTGAAATAGAAAAAGAAATAGAACGTTTAAAAGTTCAGTTGGAAAATATCGACGTAGTTAAAGTACAAAAAATAGAATTAGATAACATTATAAAAGACATTAACGAAGTTAAAGAAAAAATAGAACTAGAAGTTAAGAAAAGCAACGAACTTTATAAGAGCATACGTAAAGATTATTACAACTTTTTAAAGCGAATTATATTTAAGCCTGGCATACTCTCGATAACAAACAATAAAAAGGGAAACGTGGAATTTAAAGCTGAAATAGCAAATGATAATAATGAATTAACTTCTGAGGACAAAGGATTTTCTTATAAAAAAATATTATGTGCTTGTTTTGATATTGCATTATCAAAAAACTATAATGATAAATCCTTCTTTAGATTTATTTATCACGATGGTTGTTTAGAAAGTTTGGATCCACGAAAAAGAGTGAAATACTTAGAGTTAATAGAGGAAATTTGTGATAAGTATGATATACAATATATTTTGACTGTTTTAGACTCGGATATACCAATTGTTGGTGGTGAAAAGTATTCATTTAAAAATGTTAATTTGGCAGTGGAATTATCAGACGAGGATAATGATACAGGAAGATTATTTGGAATTGCATTTTAG
- a CDS encoding PH domain-containing protein, with protein sequence MINNLKGMLGASKVTNVDKFNELLLPGEEVEHVYKMVLDEICFTNKRVIFFDNKFISKKKKRVSVPYSSIHGFAVEEAGMLDMDADVTLFTRSGNFDLEFIKGTNLVEIEHVLAKYICK encoded by the coding sequence ATGATTAACAATCTTAAGGGTATGCTAGGGGCTTCAAAGGTTACAAATGTAGACAAGTTTAATGAACTGCTGCTTCCAGGTGAAGAAGTTGAGCATGTCTATAAGATGGTGCTGGATGAGATATGCTTCACCAATAAGAGAGTAATTTTCTTCGACAACAAATTCATCTCAAAGAAAAAGAAACGTGTAAGCGTTCCTTATAGCTCAATACATGGATTTGCTGTTGAAGAAGCCGGTATGTTGGACATGGATGCAGATGTCACTTTGTTCACTCGCAGCGGCAATTTTGACCTTGAATTTATCAAGGGAACCAATCTTGTTGAAATTGAGCATGTGCTAGCCAAGTACATATGTAAATAA
- a CDS encoding coiled-coil domain-containing protein, with the protein MEDILKQILSEIGSMKNDISSINKRLESLENKVDGLDSKVDKISEKLDDIEAKNAERHIDINNGISKIQQDVTALEAITGKNMTDIAILKAVK; encoded by the coding sequence ATGGAAGATATATTAAAACAAATATTAAGCGAGATTGGTTCAATGAAAAATGACATATCTTCAATAAATAAAAGGCTGGAATCATTGGAAAATAAGGTTGATGGCCTAGATTCCAAGGTTGATAAGATAAGCGAAAAGCTGGATGACATTGAAGCTAAAAACGCTGAAAGGCATATCGATATCAATAACGGCATCAGCAAGATCCAGCAGGATGTCACCGCTCTTGAAGCAATAACCGGAAAGAATATGACTGATATAGCCATACTTAAGGCTGTAAAGTAA
- a CDS encoding helix-turn-helix domain-containing protein, which yields MSTFGDRLKNLRIEKDLTQQDIADILGVGRATIAGYETKGKQPDFDKLKSISDYFDVSIDYLLGRTDERKPGSKILTKAYHSINANGLSEEDIKQVEDYIEFLKSKYNPDGSLKKRNKIN from the coding sequence ATGTCTACATTTGGTGATAGATTGAAAAATTTAAGAATAGAGAAAGATCTGACTCAACAAGATATTGCTGATATTTTAGGCGTGGGAAGAGCTACTATAGCTGGGTATGAAACCAAAGGCAAACAACCAGATTTTGACAAATTAAAGTCTATCAGTGATTACTTCGACGTCTCCATAGACTACCTCCTTGGCCGAACAGACGAGCGTAAGCCTGGCAGTAAGATACTAACTAAGGCATATCATAGCATCAATGCCAATGGCTTGTCCGAAGAAGATATCAAGCAGGTGGAGGACTATATCGAATTTCTTAAGTCAAAATATAATCCGGATGGGTCTTTAAAAAAAAGAAATAAAATAAACTAA
- a CDS encoding helix-turn-helix transcriptional regulator, translated as MRKKLKEMRTKSGLTQDKLSKELGISRASYTNIELGLKNPSLSLAIKIKAVLNYSNDDIFLNG; from the coding sequence TTGCGAAAAAAATTGAAAGAAATGAGAACTAAAAGTGGATTGACGCAAGACAAGTTATCAAAAGAGCTTGGGATATCAAGGGCATCGTATACAAATATAGAATTAGGCCTCAAAAATCCATCTCTTAGTCTTGCCATAAAAATTAAAGCTGTTTTAAATTACAGCAACGACGATATTTTTTTGAATGGATAG
- a CDS encoding helix-turn-helix domain-containing protein translates to MSEGALVLLDRLLAEVTSLRKEVQELKEIPAAAPNVEDESMDVHAVMEYLGVGKYAAYELFRRNDFPAIRIGKQLRTTRKLLDKWLEEQSKNEKTYLRVVNR, encoded by the coding sequence ATGAGTGAGGGCGCCCTTGTTTTACTAGATAGGCTCTTGGCTGAGGTAACCAGCCTCAGAAAAGAAGTACAAGAACTTAAAGAAATACCGGCTGCTGCACCCAATGTCGAAGATGAAAGCATGGATGTACATGCAGTGATGGAGTACTTAGGAGTAGGAAAGTATGCAGCATATGAGCTTTTTAGACGAAACGACTTTCCGGCAATAAGGATAGGTAAACAGCTTAGGACTACACGCAAGTTACTTGATAAATGGCTTGAGGAGCAGAGTAAGAATGAAAAGACATATCTTAGAGTTGTGAACCGATAG
- a CDS encoding helix-turn-helix domain-containing protein yields the protein MKAQCKNMYQNARQLAGLTQLMAAEYLNVSVRSLADYETNRTIPPEDIVCAMDKLYNARWLVYMHMKQNTLLGRIYLPDVEFSDVAKSVLRLQKEMHDLSKINNSMIEIACDGIVDKYEEQKWERITKEVDDVAGAAMALIFSK from the coding sequence ATGAAGGCACAATGCAAGAATATGTATCAAAATGCTAGACAACTTGCCGGTTTGACGCAGCTTATGGCTGCCGAGTATCTGAATGTTAGTGTACGTTCTCTAGCTGACTACGAAACAAACAGGACAATACCTCCGGAAGACATAGTTTGTGCTATGGATAAGCTATACAATGCAAGGTGGCTTGTATATATGCATATGAAGCAAAACACATTATTAGGGCGGATTTACCTTCCGGATGTAGAATTTTCAGACGTGGCAAAGTCTGTACTAAGGCTTCAAAAAGAAATGCATGATTTAAGCAAGATTAATAACAGCATGATTGAAATTGCTTGCGATGGAATAGTCGATAAGTACGAAGAACAGAAGTGGGAACGAATAACCAAGGAAGTTGATGATGTAGCAGGAGCTGCAATGGCACTTATTTTTTCAAAATGA
- a CDS encoding single-stranded DNA-binding protein: MNCVVIIGRLTKDPELRYIPTTGNPVSTFTAAVNRPFKNKEGNYEADFIQVQAWGKQAENCANYLQKGQQVGVKGRIQTRSYEDKEGSKRYITEIISENVEFLGKPTGEGINGSQPDQETPQYEPIGNLDDSDLPF; the protein is encoded by the coding sequence GTGAACTGCGTAGTCATAATCGGAAGACTTACAAAAGATCCTGAGCTCAGATATATACCGACAACCGGGAATCCTGTATCTACATTCACAGCCGCTGTGAATAGGCCTTTTAAGAACAAGGAAGGTAATTACGAAGCTGACTTTATTCAAGTTCAAGCATGGGGAAAACAAGCGGAAAATTGCGCCAATTACCTTCAAAAGGGCCAGCAGGTCGGGGTGAAAGGCAGAATCCAGACCAGATCATACGAAGACAAGGAAGGCAGCAAGAGATACATAACTGAAATAATATCTGAAAATGTAGAATTCCTTGGAAAGCCAACGGGTGAGGGCATAAATGGGTCGCAACCGGACCAAGAAACTCCGCAATATGAACCTATAGGGAATCTCGACGATAGCGATTTGCCGTTTTAG
- a CDS encoding replicative DNA helicase produces the protein MRDISTLNIEKQVLGCLMMYPHLLEHMSKLSESLFDIPTHKEIFKAIKSLADEGQGVDLVTLHYKAPKIDITYLTDMGADILTDRNFETYIEQLKRNSTVSSIAALGDYVKLNAQKDDVLENTEKRIDEIRGLVSNNSLTSARELAVSAFENIESRYNSNELKGLDTGFLDLNRVLDGLTEGYHIIAGRPAMGKTALALDIARNAAVKKKKSVAVFSLEMPKDKLMERILHQESLLNKSKINGKKMQDDDWAKLVQSASAISNSNLFIADDLFSISEIKTECMKLKRTAGLDLVVIDYLQLMQVEKSDRREGLEEVSRGIVRLWKELGCPVLVLSQLSRGCEMRTDKRPMLSDLRETGQIEQDADTVMFVYRDEYYYPDTDKKNIAEVIIGKNRYGETGRIDLVFAPEMTKFLNIVR, from the coding sequence ATGAGGGATATAAGCACACTTAATATTGAAAAACAGGTGCTGGGCTGCTTGATGATGTATCCGCATCTGCTTGAGCACATGAGCAAGTTGAGCGAATCCTTATTCGACATACCAACACACAAGGAGATATTTAAGGCGATTAAGAGCCTTGCAGACGAAGGCCAGGGCGTAGATCTAGTAACATTGCATTACAAAGCTCCGAAGATTGATATTACGTACCTGACTGATATGGGTGCAGACATACTAACCGACAGGAATTTTGAAACATACATAGAGCAGCTCAAAAGAAACTCAACGGTCAGTTCAATAGCAGCGCTGGGTGACTATGTGAAGCTCAATGCACAAAAGGACGATGTGCTTGAAAATACAGAAAAAAGAATAGATGAGATAAGGGGCTTGGTTTCGAATAACTCACTTACTTCAGCTAGAGAGCTTGCAGTAAGCGCATTTGAAAACATTGAGAGCAGGTACAACAGCAACGAGCTTAAGGGCTTGGATACAGGCTTCCTTGACTTGAACAGAGTCCTGGACGGCCTAACAGAAGGATATCACATAATTGCCGGCAGGCCTGCAATGGGCAAAACGGCGCTTGCACTTGATATAGCAAGGAATGCAGCAGTCAAGAAAAAGAAGAGTGTGGCAGTGTTCAGCCTGGAGATGCCAAAAGACAAGCTGATGGAGCGTATTTTGCACCAAGAATCACTTCTCAATAAATCAAAAATCAATGGGAAGAAGATGCAGGACGATGACTGGGCAAAGCTTGTACAGTCGGCATCGGCCATATCGAACAGCAACCTGTTCATAGCAGACGATTTATTCTCAATATCCGAGATTAAAACCGAATGCATGAAATTAAAAAGAACGGCTGGATTAGATCTTGTGGTGATAGATTATCTGCAGCTCATGCAGGTTGAAAAATCCGACAGAAGAGAAGGTCTTGAAGAAGTGTCGCGAGGCATAGTAAGGCTCTGGAAGGAGCTTGGATGCCCGGTGCTGGTTCTAAGTCAGCTAAGCAGGGGATGCGAGATGAGGACAGACAAAAGGCCGATGCTTTCAGACCTTAGAGAAACAGGGCAGATAGAGCAGGATGCGGATACTGTGATGTTTGTCTACAGGGATGAATATTACTATCCTGACACCGATAAGAAGAATATTGCCGAAGTCATTATAGGCAAAAATAGATATGGGGAGACAGGCAGAATAGATTTGGTGTTTGCTCCAGAAATGACTAAATTCCTGAATATCGTGAGATAG